A window of Erpetoichthys calabaricus chromosome 12, fErpCal1.3, whole genome shotgun sequence contains these coding sequences:
- the rab3ab gene encoding RAB3A, member RAS oncogene family, b has product MASATDARYGQKESSDQNFDYMFKILIIGNSSVGKTSFLFRYADDSFTPAFVSTVGIDFKVKTIYRNDKRIKLQIWDTAGQERYRTITTAYYRGAMGFILMYDITNEESFNAVQDWSTQIKTYSWDNAQVLLVGNKCDMEDERVVASERGRQLADHLGFEFFEASAKDNINVKQTFERLVDIICEKMSESLDAADPAVTGAKQGPQLTEQSAPPHQDCAC; this is encoded by the exons ATGGCCTCCGCCACTGATGCCCGCTATGGCCAGAAGGAGTCCTCTGATCAGAACTTCGACTACATGTTCAAGATCCTGATCATTGGAAACAGCAGCGTGGGGAAGACCTCTTTCCTGTTCCGGTACGCGGACGACTCCTTCACGCCAGCGTTCGTCAGCACGGTGGGCATCGACTTCAAAGTGAAGACCATCTACCGGAACGACAAAAGGATCAAACTGCAGATCTGG GACACGGCGGGACAGGAGCGATACCGGACCATCACGACGGCCTACTACAGGGGGGCCATGGGCTTCATTTTGATGTACGACATCACCAACGAGGAGTCCTTCAATGCCGTCCAGGACTG GTCAACGCAGATCAAGACGTACTCGTGGGACAATGCCCAGGTCCTGCTGGTGGGCAACAAGTGTGACATGGAGGACGAGCGCGTGGTCGCTTCAGAGAGGGGCAGGCAACTTGCTGATCATCTAG GGTTTGAGTTTTTCGAGGCGAGCGCCAAAGACAACATCAACGTGAAGCAGACCTTCGAGCGGCTGGTAGACATTATCTGCGAGAAGATGTCAGAGAGCCTGGACGCCGCCGACCCCGCGGTCACCGGAGCCAAACAGGGACCTCAACTGACTGAGCAGAGCGCCCCGCCGCACCAGGACTGCGCCTGCTAG